In the genome of Dehalococcoidia bacterium, one region contains:
- a CDS encoding ABC transporter ATP-binding protein codes for MKPDCILEVQNLTKNFGGLRAVDDLSFDICHQEILGLIGPNGSGKTTTINILAGTHKPSAGQILFRDTPIQGFPPWKIAMMGIARTFQQTQSFVSATTLESVVYGCHVRERSGIIASQLLRRKVNRELKASQAKAMGILETLGLTEYTTRPAASLPPGAQRILAIAMCLAGNPKLLLLDEPVCGLSAEESNKVVGVIRKLRDQGLTVLVIDHDMRVMMNICDRLVVIDRGSKIAEGVPKEIQANEQVLRPTWVVAGALRRTTRTVLKIESL; via the coding sequence ATGAAACCAGACTGCATTCTTGAAGTACAAAATCTCACCAAAAACTTTGGTGGCTTAAGAGCTGTAGACGACCTGAGTTTTGACATATGCCACCAGGAGATATTGGGCTTGATCGGCCCGAACGGTTCAGGCAAGACCACCACTATTAACATCTTGGCAGGGACTCATAAACCATCAGCTGGCCAGATACTCTTTAGAGACACTCCTATACAAGGATTTCCCCCATGGAAGATTGCCATGATGGGTATTGCGCGGACCTTTCAACAGACACAGTCTTTCGTATCGGCTACCACTCTGGAGAGCGTGGTATACGGTTGCCACGTACGTGAGAGAAGCGGCATCATAGCCAGCCAGTTATTGCGGAGAAAAGTGAACAGGGAGCTAAAGGCTTCTCAGGCTAAAGCCATGGGAATACTGGAGACGTTGGGGCTCACAGAATATACAACCAGACCAGCGGCCAGCTTGCCTCCGGGAGCGCAGAGGATACTGGCTATCGCCATGTGTCTTGCCGGCAACCCCAAGCTTTTGCTTCTGGATGAGCCGGTATGCGGTCTAAGCGCTGAGGAAAGCAACAAAGTCGTTGGCGTGATTCGGAAGCTGAGAGATCAGGGACTGACCGTGTTGGTTATCGACCATGATATGCGGGTGATGATGAACATCTGCGACCGCCTGGTAGTCATAGACCGCGGTAGCAAAATCGCTGAAGGTGTTCCAAAAGAAATACAAGCCAATGAACAGGTGTTGAGGCCTACTTGGGTCGTCGCGGGGGCACTC